The following are encoded together in the Phyllopteryx taeniolatus isolate TA_2022b chromosome 21, UOR_Ptae_1.2, whole genome shotgun sequence genome:
- the LOC133471020 gene encoding serine/threonine-protein phosphatase 1 regulatory subunit 10-like isoform X2, with the protein MEGVPVDPREILKGVEVLLGKDGGLCSLEGVPKMFSLMKASAKMVSRCMYLNILLHTKSHDVLNRFIRVGGYRLLNSWLTYSKTTNNSPLLQLILLTLQKLPLKVDHLKQNNTAKLVKQLCKGADTEDKKKKKEDGKVPLKEVKDKSGEEEKKKDKAKAHAPSHAKIRSIGLEMDTPNPAPTKKTPAAPQLGDKYNIKPPVLKRLSSGQFDNPPLEKKYKPLNMPSNSTKEIKVKIIPAQPMECTGFLDALNSAPVPGIKIKKKKAAAGSPSNAKAVSPTSNKTNPFDGKPSTYSSSSAKPTSPETVSSSTIDENQEPERPGTPVPSEDPDSMDTGDKPNALSEPRGEEDLTKKGKKKKTVHWAQEDNLKHYFYFDLDETERVNVNKIKDFGEAAKRELMMDRQTFEMARRLSHDTMEERVPWTLPRPLTLPGSLVIPGSNSTEKLAQRDREMGILQEIFLSKESVPDSPHEPDPEPYEPMPPRLIPLDEDSSIPDDGYSEPMDTSHQVPALAQNEGSKLPPVLANLMGNLNNNSRSPQTTNTVNNPVTPAVNVQELLSSIMGASGNQSTEDLIKQPDFSDKIKQLLGSLQQTQNQNQGPTPVNPGLLGHVPMNNMHMQMPMNSGFPPNMPPGGPRFNHPPPPHGHGPPFNAGGGPRMMGPPPGQGRGDNGNYWGDDSMRGGPHRGGHFHRGGRSRGGEPGFRGRGRGGPRGGHNMNDMSMRPVCRHFMMKGNCRYESNCAFYHPGVNGPPFPPNHPANNQHGH; encoded by the exons ATGGAGGGGGTGCCGGTGGACCCCAGAGAGATTTTGAAGGGAGTGGAGGTTCTTCTAGGGAAGGATGGAGGACTCTGTAGCTTGGAGGGAGTCCCAAAGATGTTCAG CTTAATGAAAGCATCTGCCAAGATGGTCAGTCGGTGTATGTACTTGAACATCCTTCTTCATACAAAATCTCATGATGTTCTCAACAG GTTCATTAGAGTTGGTGGATACAGACTGCTGAACTCATGGCTCACCTACTCCAAAACCACCAACAATTCTCCTCTGCTGCAGCTTATTCTGCTCACTCTCCAGAAGTTGCCACTCAAGGTGGACCATCTCAAACAG AACAACACAGCGAAGTTGGTAAAGCAGCTATGCAAAGGTGCAGACACAGAAg ataagaagaagaagaaagaagatggGAAGGTCCCACTCAAAGAGGTGAAAGACAAGAGtggagaggaggagaagaagaaagacaAGGCCAAAGCTCATGCACCGAGTCATGCAAAAATTCGTTCCATAG GTCTAGAGATGGACACTCCGAACCCTGCCCCCACAAAGAAGACTCCGGCTGCTCCTCAGCTCGGTGACAAGTACAATATCAAGCCTCCAGTCCTCAAGAGGTTAAG TTCTGGTCAGTTTGATAATCCTCCATTGGAGAAGAAATACAAACCTCTAAACATGCCATCTAACTCTACCAAAGAAATAAAAGTCAAGATCATTCCAGCGCAAC CCATGGAGTGCACAGGGTTCCTAGATGCGCTCAACTCTGCTCCGGTGCCTGGTATCAAGATCAAGAAAAAGAAGGCTGCTGCTGGTTCACCATCTAATGCCAAGGCTGTATCCCCGACCTCGAACAAG ACAAATCCATTTGATGGTAAACCATCTACGTATTCCTCATCTTCTGCCAAACCAACATCTCCGGAGACTGTTTCTTCAAGTACTATTGATGAAAACCAGGAGCCGGAGCGGCCTGGGACCCCCGTGCCCTCTGAAGACCCAGACTCCATGGACACTG GAGACAAGCCTAATGCTCTGTCAGAGCCTCGTGGAGAAGAAGACTTAACAaagaagggcaagaaaaaaaagactgttcACTGGGCTCAGGAAGATAACCTCAAACATTACTTCTACTTTGACCTCGATGAGACAGAGAGAG TCAATGTCAATAAGATCAAGGACTTTGGTGAGGCGGCCAAACGGGAATTGatgatggacagacagacattTGAGATGGCCCGACGGCTTTCCCACGACACTATGGAGGAGAGGGTCCCCTGGACACTCCCCAGGCCACTGACATTGCCTGGCAGTCTGGTCATTCCTGGGTCCAACAGCACAGAAAAGCTCGCCCAGCGGGACCGTGAGATGGGCATCTTACAGGAGATCTTTCTCAGTAAAGAGAG TGTTCCTGACAGTCCACATGAACCAGACCCAGAGCCTTATGAACCTATGCCCCCTCGACTCATTCCCCTAGATGAG GACTCGTCAATACCAGACGATGGCTACTCGGAGCCCATGGACACATCTCACCAGGTTCCCGCACTGGCTCAAAACGAGGGCTCCAAGCTGCCACCGGTCCTTGCTAACTTGATGGGCAACCTTAACAACAATTCACGTAGCCCCCAGACCACAAACACTGTCAACAATCCCGTCACGCCAGCTGTCAACGTACAGGAGCTGCTTTCGTCTATTATG GGTGCTTCTGGTAACCAGTCTACTGAAGACCTCATCAAGCAGCCTGACTTCTCTGATAAGATTAAACAACTTCTGGGTTCCCTGCAACAGACACAAAACCAGAACCAGGGACCAACACCAG TCAACCCAGGTTTGCTGGGTCATGTTCCCATGAACAACATGCACATGCAGATGCCCATGAACAGCGGCTTCCCACCAAACATGCCTCCAGGTGGCCCCCGCTTCAACCACCCTCCACCCCCTCACGGTCACGGGCCGCCTTTCAACGCTGGTGGAGGCCCGCGCATGATGGGACCCCCACCGGGACAGGGCCGCGGGGATAACGGAAACTACTGGGGAGACGACTCCATGAGAGGAGGGCCCCACCGAGGAGGCCATTTCCACCGGGGAGGAAGAAGCCGAGGAGGAGAGCCGGGTTTCCGGGGCCGAGGACGAGGGGGTCCACGAGGAGGACACAACATGAATG
- the LOC133471020 gene encoding serine/threonine-protein phosphatase 1 regulatory subunit 10-like isoform X1 yields MEGVPVDPREILKGVEVLLGKDGGLCSLEGVPKMFSLMKASAKMVSRCMYLNILLHTKSHDVLNRFIRVGGYRLLNSWLTYSKTTNNSPLLQLILLTLQKLPLKVDHLKQNNTAKLVKQLCKGADTEELRKLASVLVDGWMATIRSQSVSSNANSPADKKKKKEDGKVPLKEVKDKSGEEEKKKDKAKAHAPSHAKIRSIGLEMDTPNPAPTKKTPAAPQLGDKYNIKPPVLKRLSSGQFDNPPLEKKYKPLNMPSNSTKEIKVKIIPAQPMECTGFLDALNSAPVPGIKIKKKKAAAGSPSNAKAVSPTSNKTNPFDGKPSTYSSSSAKPTSPETVSSSTIDENQEPERPGTPVPSEDPDSMDTGDKPNALSEPRGEEDLTKKGKKKKTVHWAQEDNLKHYFYFDLDETERVNVNKIKDFGEAAKRELMMDRQTFEMARRLSHDTMEERVPWTLPRPLTLPGSLVIPGSNSTEKLAQRDREMGILQEIFLSKESVPDSPHEPDPEPYEPMPPRLIPLDEDSSIPDDGYSEPMDTSHQVPALAQNEGSKLPPVLANLMGNLNNNSRSPQTTNTVNNPVTPAVNVQELLSSIMGASGNQSTEDLIKQPDFSDKIKQLLGSLQQTQNQNQGPTPVNPGLLGHVPMNNMHMQMPMNSGFPPNMPPGGPRFNHPPPPHGHGPPFNAGGGPRMMGPPPGQGRGDNGNYWGDDSMRGGPHRGGHFHRGGRSRGGEPGFRGRGRGGPRGGHNMNDMSMRPVCRHFMMKGNCRYESNCAFYHPGVNGPPFPPNHPANNQHGH; encoded by the exons ATGGAGGGGGTGCCGGTGGACCCCAGAGAGATTTTGAAGGGAGTGGAGGTTCTTCTAGGGAAGGATGGAGGACTCTGTAGCTTGGAGGGAGTCCCAAAGATGTTCAG CTTAATGAAAGCATCTGCCAAGATGGTCAGTCGGTGTATGTACTTGAACATCCTTCTTCATACAAAATCTCATGATGTTCTCAACAG GTTCATTAGAGTTGGTGGATACAGACTGCTGAACTCATGGCTCACCTACTCCAAAACCACCAACAATTCTCCTCTGCTGCAGCTTATTCTGCTCACTCTCCAGAAGTTGCCACTCAAGGTGGACCATCTCAAACAG AACAACACAGCGAAGTTGGTAAAGCAGCTATGCAAAGGTGCAGACACAGAAg AATTGAGGAAGTTGGCATCTGTTCTTGTCGATGGCTGGATGGCCACAATTCGCTCCCAGAGTGTATCAAGCAATGCCAACAGTCCTGCCG ataagaagaagaagaaagaagatggGAAGGTCCCACTCAAAGAGGTGAAAGACAAGAGtggagaggaggagaagaagaaagacaAGGCCAAAGCTCATGCACCGAGTCATGCAAAAATTCGTTCCATAG GTCTAGAGATGGACACTCCGAACCCTGCCCCCACAAAGAAGACTCCGGCTGCTCCTCAGCTCGGTGACAAGTACAATATCAAGCCTCCAGTCCTCAAGAGGTTAAG TTCTGGTCAGTTTGATAATCCTCCATTGGAGAAGAAATACAAACCTCTAAACATGCCATCTAACTCTACCAAAGAAATAAAAGTCAAGATCATTCCAGCGCAAC CCATGGAGTGCACAGGGTTCCTAGATGCGCTCAACTCTGCTCCGGTGCCTGGTATCAAGATCAAGAAAAAGAAGGCTGCTGCTGGTTCACCATCTAATGCCAAGGCTGTATCCCCGACCTCGAACAAG ACAAATCCATTTGATGGTAAACCATCTACGTATTCCTCATCTTCTGCCAAACCAACATCTCCGGAGACTGTTTCTTCAAGTACTATTGATGAAAACCAGGAGCCGGAGCGGCCTGGGACCCCCGTGCCCTCTGAAGACCCAGACTCCATGGACACTG GAGACAAGCCTAATGCTCTGTCAGAGCCTCGTGGAGAAGAAGACTTAACAaagaagggcaagaaaaaaaagactgttcACTGGGCTCAGGAAGATAACCTCAAACATTACTTCTACTTTGACCTCGATGAGACAGAGAGAG TCAATGTCAATAAGATCAAGGACTTTGGTGAGGCGGCCAAACGGGAATTGatgatggacagacagacattTGAGATGGCCCGACGGCTTTCCCACGACACTATGGAGGAGAGGGTCCCCTGGACACTCCCCAGGCCACTGACATTGCCTGGCAGTCTGGTCATTCCTGGGTCCAACAGCACAGAAAAGCTCGCCCAGCGGGACCGTGAGATGGGCATCTTACAGGAGATCTTTCTCAGTAAAGAGAG TGTTCCTGACAGTCCACATGAACCAGACCCAGAGCCTTATGAACCTATGCCCCCTCGACTCATTCCCCTAGATGAG GACTCGTCAATACCAGACGATGGCTACTCGGAGCCCATGGACACATCTCACCAGGTTCCCGCACTGGCTCAAAACGAGGGCTCCAAGCTGCCACCGGTCCTTGCTAACTTGATGGGCAACCTTAACAACAATTCACGTAGCCCCCAGACCACAAACACTGTCAACAATCCCGTCACGCCAGCTGTCAACGTACAGGAGCTGCTTTCGTCTATTATG GGTGCTTCTGGTAACCAGTCTACTGAAGACCTCATCAAGCAGCCTGACTTCTCTGATAAGATTAAACAACTTCTGGGTTCCCTGCAACAGACACAAAACCAGAACCAGGGACCAACACCAG TCAACCCAGGTTTGCTGGGTCATGTTCCCATGAACAACATGCACATGCAGATGCCCATGAACAGCGGCTTCCCACCAAACATGCCTCCAGGTGGCCCCCGCTTCAACCACCCTCCACCCCCTCACGGTCACGGGCCGCCTTTCAACGCTGGTGGAGGCCCGCGCATGATGGGACCCCCACCGGGACAGGGCCGCGGGGATAACGGAAACTACTGGGGAGACGACTCCATGAGAGGAGGGCCCCACCGAGGAGGCCATTTCCACCGGGGAGGAAGAAGCCGAGGAGGAGAGCCGGGTTTCCGGGGCCGAGGACGAGGGGGTCCACGAGGAGGACACAACATGAATG